In Microbacterium maritypicum, the following are encoded in one genomic region:
- a CDS encoding AMP-binding protein yields MSRSATAATHTIREMRDFLFANATDYAAARAGFAWPEVDEFNFALEWFDVIAGENPDRPAVQIVEADLSLRTWTYGELSTRSDQVAAWLTGLGIRRGDHVIVMLNNTIELWEVMLAITKIGAVSIPTSTLLSASDLAYRVEHGRAGAVVTLGPLADRLADIDPGILRIGVGDGIPSEWARFTDSTTGPTVFEPDGPTPATDTALLYFTSGTTNRPKLVQHTHVSYPVGHLSTMWWLGVRPDDVHLNISSPGWAKHAWSSFYSPFLAEATVFVYNYDRFDANTLMQVMDTHHVSTFCAPPTVWRMLIQADLARLTHPPRELVGAGEPLNPEVIDRVRDAWGGTIRDGFGQTEMTACIGNSPGQPVKVGSMGRPLPGYPVVLLDPVTGDVVESEGEIALDLSQPPLGLMAGYYEDQAKTAESRAGGFHHTGDIAVRDDDGYLTYIGRSDDVFKASDYKISPFELESVLLEHDLVIEAAVIPSPDPTRLAVPKAYVCLTPDATEGAEDAARAIFTYAHERLSSHLWVRIIEFVPELPKTISGKIRRVELRAREAARVGSGDETGQHRDRDYR; encoded by the coding sequence ATGAGCCGCAGCGCCACCGCCGCCACGCACACCATTCGCGAGATGCGGGACTTCCTCTTCGCGAACGCCACCGACTACGCCGCGGCCCGTGCGGGGTTCGCCTGGCCTGAGGTCGACGAGTTCAACTTCGCACTCGAGTGGTTCGACGTGATCGCCGGCGAGAACCCCGACCGGCCGGCCGTGCAGATCGTCGAGGCCGACCTGAGCCTGCGCACCTGGACCTACGGCGAGCTTTCGACACGCTCCGATCAGGTCGCGGCCTGGCTCACCGGTCTCGGCATCCGCCGCGGCGACCACGTGATCGTGATGCTGAACAACACGATCGAGCTGTGGGAGGTGATGCTGGCGATCACGAAGATCGGCGCCGTGTCGATCCCGACCTCCACTCTGCTCTCCGCCTCCGATCTCGCGTACCGCGTCGAACACGGTCGTGCCGGCGCAGTCGTCACCCTCGGCCCGCTCGCCGATCGGCTCGCGGACATCGACCCCGGCATCCTCCGCATCGGCGTCGGCGACGGCATCCCCTCCGAGTGGGCACGCTTCACCGACTCGACCACCGGACCGACCGTCTTCGAGCCCGATGGCCCGACCCCCGCGACCGACACCGCCCTGCTCTACTTCACCTCGGGCACCACGAACCGGCCGAAGCTCGTGCAGCACACCCACGTCTCGTACCCGGTCGGGCACCTGTCGACCATGTGGTGGCTCGGCGTGCGACCCGACGATGTGCACCTCAACATCTCGTCCCCCGGCTGGGCGAAGCACGCGTGGTCGAGCTTCTACTCCCCCTTCCTGGCCGAGGCGACCGTGTTCGTCTACAACTACGACCGCTTCGACGCGAACACCCTCATGCAGGTCATGGACACCCACCACGTGTCCACCTTCTGCGCGCCGCCGACCGTGTGGCGGATGCTGATCCAGGCCGACCTCGCGCGCCTCACCCACCCGCCGCGCGAGCTCGTCGGCGCCGGCGAGCCGCTGAACCCCGAGGTCATCGACCGCGTGCGCGACGCCTGGGGCGGCACGATCCGCGATGGCTTCGGACAGACCGAGATGACGGCCTGCATCGGCAACTCCCCCGGCCAGCCCGTCAAGGTCGGGTCGATGGGACGCCCGCTGCCCGGCTACCCGGTCGTGCTGCTCGACCCGGTCACCGGAGACGTCGTCGAGAGCGAGGGGGAGATCGCGCTCGACCTGTCGCAGCCGCCGCTCGGGCTCATGGCCGGGTACTACGAAGACCAGGCGAAGACGGCCGAGTCCCGGGCGGGCGGCTTCCACCACACCGGCGACATCGCGGTGCGCGACGACGACGGCTACCTCACGTACATCGGTCGCTCGGACGACGTGTTCAAGGCCTCCGACTACAAGATCTCCCCGTTCGAACTCGAGTCGGTGCTGCTCGAGCACGACCTGGTGATCGAGGCGGCCGTGATCCCGAGCCCCGACCCCACGCGTCTGGCCGTGCCGAAGGCGTACGTCTGCCTGACCCCGGATGCCACCGAGGGCGCGGAAGACGCGGCTCGCGCGATCTTCACCTACGCGCACGAGCGACTGTCGTCGCACCTGTGGGTGCGGATCATCGAGTTCGTCCCCGAGCTGCCGAAGACGATCTCCGGGAAGATCCGCCGCGTCGAGCTGCGTGCGCGGGAAGCGGCACGGGTCGGATCCGGCGACGAGACCGGACAGCACCGCGACCGCGACTACCGCTGA
- a CDS encoding MATE family efflux transporter — MATSLTTGRPWRVILAFSIPLLLGNVVQQLYQFADAIVVGRHLGVTSLAAVGATGSLLFLLLGFAWGLTSGFAIPIAQAFGARDDAAVRRSVATGVFLSAITSVILTVAAPLLAGPILTLLQTPPELMAEATIFTQISFLGASATMFFNYLSAIIRAIGDSKTPLVFLTVSCALNVGLVVLMVGPLEWGVGGAALATVVAQAVSVALCLEFVRRRLPMLHLRRADWRITGDDIAEHLRLGLPMGFQASIIAIGTLTVQVALNTLGADAVAAYTTGSRVDSLAVALLSSLGLAVSMYAAQNHGGRRPDRIRRGVVEATWMAVAAGVVLGGLLIAFGAPMVRLFIGAGSDDVVDMAHRMLIINGCGYWALGMLFVLRGALQGLGHTLVPTVTGVIELVMRVGAAIVLGAWIGFDGVALSNPLAWVGAIVLLVPAYVRAHRELGRLPVAPAEATETSAIAIVGPTDGSMVVDAVVTQPLRVVRPRRLRWPSRR, encoded by the coding sequence ATGGCCACCTCCCTCACCACGGGCCGCCCGTGGCGCGTCATCCTCGCCTTCTCCATCCCGCTGCTCCTCGGCAACGTGGTGCAGCAGCTGTACCAGTTCGCCGATGCGATCGTCGTCGGACGGCACCTCGGCGTCACCTCCCTCGCGGCGGTGGGCGCGACCGGCAGCCTGCTGTTCCTGCTGCTCGGCTTCGCCTGGGGTCTGACGAGCGGATTCGCGATCCCCATCGCGCAGGCCTTCGGTGCGCGGGACGATGCGGCCGTGCGCCGCTCGGTGGCCACGGGTGTGTTCCTCAGTGCCATCACGAGCGTGATCCTGACGGTCGCAGCCCCCCTCCTCGCCGGCCCGATCCTCACCCTGCTGCAGACACCTCCGGAGCTGATGGCCGAAGCCACGATCTTCACGCAGATCAGCTTCCTCGGTGCCAGCGCGACGATGTTCTTCAACTACCTCTCCGCGATCATCCGCGCGATCGGCGACTCCAAGACGCCGCTGGTGTTCCTCACCGTCTCGTGCGCGCTGAACGTCGGGCTCGTCGTGCTGATGGTCGGTCCTCTCGAATGGGGCGTGGGTGGTGCCGCTCTCGCGACCGTGGTCGCGCAGGCCGTCTCGGTGGCGCTCTGCCTCGAGTTCGTCCGCCGGCGCCTGCCGATGCTGCACCTGCGTCGTGCCGACTGGCGGATCACCGGGGACGACATCGCCGAGCACCTGCGCCTCGGCCTGCCCATGGGCTTCCAGGCGTCGATCATCGCGATCGGCACACTCACGGTGCAGGTCGCGCTGAACACCCTCGGGGCCGACGCCGTCGCCGCTTACACGACCGGTTCCCGGGTCGACAGCCTCGCGGTCGCGCTGCTGTCGTCGCTGGGCCTCGCGGTCTCGATGTACGCCGCGCAGAACCACGGCGGCCGCCGCCCCGACCGCATCCGTCGCGGAGTCGTCGAGGCGACCTGGATGGCGGTCGCCGCCGGTGTGGTGCTCGGTGGCCTGCTGATCGCGTTCGGCGCGCCCATGGTGCGGCTGTTCATCGGTGCGGGGTCGGACGACGTCGTCGACATGGCTCACCGGATGCTCATCATCAACGGCTGCGGCTACTGGGCGCTGGGCATGCTGTTCGTGCTGCGCGGCGCGCTGCAGGGACTCGGCCACACACTCGTGCCCACCGTGACCGGGGTGATCGAGCTGGTGATGCGTGTGGGCGCGGCCATCGTGCTGGGCGCGTGGATCGGGTTCGACGGCGTCGCGCTGAGCAACCCGCTCGCCTGGGTGGGCGCGATCGTGCTGCTGGTCCCGGCCTACGTGCGGGCACACCGCGAGCTCGGACGGCTTCCGGTCGCACCGGCCGAGGCCACCGAGACCTCGGCGATCGCGATCGTCGGACCGACCGACGGCTCGATGGTCGTGGATGCCGTCGTCACCCAGCCGTTGCGCGTCGTCCGCCCCCGTCGTCTGCGGTGGCCGAGCCGCCGCTGA
- the cycA gene encoding D-serine/D-alanine/glycine transporter has translation MTKQHPGGTGSTPDVDADGEEQHLRRALSNRHIQLLAIGGAIGTGLFMGSGKTISVAGPSVIFVYMIIGFMLFFVMRAMGELLLSNLKYKSFSDFASDLLGPWAGFFTGWTYWFCWVVTGVADVIAIAGYTDALIPGVPLWIPGVLVIVILLALNLPTVAAFGEMEFWFALIKIVAIVALIVTGLVMIFTGFQHDAGTASFSNLWDHGGMFPHGFMGFVAGFQIAVFAFVGVELVGTAAAETKDPKRNLPKAINAIPIRILLFYVGALIVLMAVTPWTEYVAGESPFIAMFALAGLGIAATVVNLVVLTSAMSSANSGIYSTSRMVFGLAQDGDAPRMFGRLSRRRVPQNALFLSCILLLSGVVLLYAGKDIGTAFDMVTTVSALCFMFVWTIFLCSYLVYRRTRKDKVAASTFRMPGGVFMVYVVLAFFVFVLWALTTQPDTLTALLVTPIWFVLLFVAWLFVRKSPNHLARHAAHIAHLRDDSVEADTD, from the coding sequence GTGACGAAGCAGCACCCGGGGGGAACCGGAAGCACGCCCGATGTCGATGCCGATGGGGAGGAGCAGCACCTGCGGCGCGCGCTGAGCAACCGCCACATCCAGCTGCTCGCGATCGGCGGCGCGATCGGAACCGGCCTGTTCATGGGCAGCGGCAAGACGATCTCGGTGGCGGGACCATCGGTGATCTTCGTCTACATGATCATCGGCTTCATGCTGTTCTTCGTCATGCGGGCGATGGGCGAACTGCTGCTGTCGAACCTCAAGTACAAGTCGTTCAGCGACTTCGCGAGCGATCTGCTCGGGCCGTGGGCCGGATTCTTCACCGGGTGGACCTACTGGTTCTGCTGGGTGGTCACCGGCGTCGCCGACGTGATCGCGATCGCGGGCTACACGGATGCGCTCATCCCCGGCGTCCCGCTGTGGATCCCGGGCGTCCTCGTGATCGTGATCCTGCTCGCCCTGAACCTGCCGACCGTCGCCGCGTTCGGCGAGATGGAGTTCTGGTTCGCGCTGATCAAGATCGTCGCGATCGTCGCCCTCATCGTCACCGGCCTGGTGATGATCTTCACCGGCTTCCAGCACGACGCGGGGACCGCCAGCTTCTCGAACCTGTGGGATCACGGCGGCATGTTCCCGCACGGCTTCATGGGCTTCGTCGCGGGATTCCAGATCGCGGTGTTCGCGTTCGTCGGCGTCGAGCTGGTCGGCACCGCGGCCGCCGAGACCAAGGACCCGAAGCGCAATCTGCCGAAGGCGATCAACGCGATCCCGATCCGCATCCTGCTGTTCTACGTGGGCGCACTCATCGTGCTGATGGCGGTGACCCCGTGGACGGAGTACGTCGCCGGGGAGAGCCCGTTCATCGCGATGTTCGCCCTCGCCGGACTCGGCATCGCGGCGACGGTCGTGAACCTGGTCGTGCTGACCTCGGCGATGTCGAGCGCCAACTCCGGCATCTACTCGACCTCTCGCATGGTGTTCGGCCTCGCGCAGGACGGGGATGCCCCGCGGATGTTCGGCCGACTCTCGCGCCGCCGCGTGCCGCAGAACGCCCTGTTCCTGTCGTGCATCCTGCTGCTGTCCGGCGTCGTGCTGCTGTACGCGGGCAAGGACATCGGCACGGCCTTCGACATGGTGACCACGGTCTCGGCGCTGTGCTTCATGTTCGTGTGGACGATCTTCCTCTGCAGCTACCTCGTGTACCGACGCACCCGCAAGGACAAGGTCGCCGCATCGACGTTCCGGATGCCGGGCGGGGTGTTCATGGTCTACGTGGTGCTCGCGTTCTTCGTCTTCGTCCTGTGGGCGCTGACGACCCAGCCCGACACGCTGACCGCGCTGCTGGTGACGCCGATCTGGTTCGTGCTGTTGTTCGTGGCGTGGCTGTTCGTGCGGAAGTCGCCGAACCATCTCGCCCGGCACGCGGCGCACATCGCCCACCTCCGCGACGACTCGGTCGAGGCGGACACGGACTGA
- a CDS encoding DUF2871 domain-containing protein, translating into MRRLFSVAFAYMIVGVASGLFYREFTKINDFPEGGATQLGLVHTHLLVLGFVVLLIVLLLEKAFALSESRLFGWFFWLYNAGVVLTSAMMVWHGSLTVLGQESSAMIAGIAGLGHILLSAGMVLLFLALRKRLFVAKPAASAVAVGSAVAA; encoded by the coding sequence ATGCGCCGCCTCTTCTCCGTCGCGTTCGCCTACATGATCGTCGGCGTCGCCTCCGGACTCTTCTACCGGGAGTTCACCAAGATCAACGACTTCCCCGAGGGGGGAGCCACACAGCTGGGGCTCGTGCACACGCACCTGCTCGTCTTGGGCTTCGTCGTGCTGCTGATCGTCCTGCTGCTGGAGAAGGCGTTCGCGCTCTCCGAGAGCCGCCTGTTCGGCTGGTTCTTCTGGCTGTACAACGCGGGCGTCGTGCTGACGTCGGCCATGATGGTCTGGCACGGCTCGCTCACGGTGCTCGGCCAGGAGTCCTCCGCGATGATCGCCGGCATCGCGGGCCTCGGGCACATCCTGCTCAGTGCCGGGATGGTGCTGCTGTTCCTCGCCCTGCGCAAGCGCCTGTTCGTCGCGAAGCCCGCCGCGTCCGCCGTAGCCGTCGGTTCCGCCGTCGCCGCCTGA
- a CDS encoding response regulator transcription factor, giving the protein MTAVRVLLVDDHPIVRAGVRSLFDNRDDVEVIGEAASGEEAVVLARHLHPDVVLCDLRLGAGMDGVQTTAALRAQHPAPAVLILTTFDRDAEILGAIEAGAAGYLLKDVAPDDIVRAIRQAASGGLVLTPELSERVVQVMRAPRVRLTDRELDVLRLLDTGASNREIAKTLFVTEATVKTHLVHVFEKLGADSRARAIAIARDTGLL; this is encoded by the coding sequence ATGACCGCCGTGCGTGTGCTGCTCGTCGACGATCACCCCATCGTCCGGGCCGGGGTGCGCTCGCTGTTCGATAACCGCGACGACGTCGAGGTGATCGGCGAGGCGGCTTCCGGAGAGGAGGCCGTGGTTCTCGCACGGCACCTGCATCCTGACGTCGTGCTCTGCGATCTGCGGCTCGGCGCGGGCATGGACGGCGTGCAGACGACCGCCGCGCTTCGTGCCCAGCATCCGGCACCCGCCGTGCTGATCCTGACGACGTTCGACCGCGACGCCGAGATCCTCGGTGCGATCGAGGCGGGAGCGGCGGGGTACCTGCTCAAGGATGTCGCGCCGGACGACATCGTGCGGGCGATCCGCCAGGCCGCTTCCGGCGGACTCGTGCTCACCCCCGAGCTCAGCGAGCGGGTCGTGCAGGTCATGCGCGCGCCGCGGGTGCGGCTCACCGACCGCGAGCTCGACGTACTCCGGCTGCTCGATACCGGCGCATCGAACCGCGAGATCGCGAAGACCCTGTTCGTCACCGAGGCCACCGTGAAGACGCACCTCGTGCACGTGTTCGAGAAGCTCGGCGCCGACAGCCGTGCCCGCGCCATCGCGATCGCCCGCGACACCGGGCTCCTCTGA
- a CDS encoding sensor histidine kinase → MRTEPTRTGRAGRDERADGFRTPRTWASLVGSIRIGQAVITVVLLVIGAWRAAVDGVPLPWVLAVSLVFLGWYGGGLLLSERTSDRRLATWWLLGLTLIWLGAVVVSPEFVWLAFPLWLLAGFVMRLRWALLLSAAILAVVVTAPLLHTGTTTYANVIGPLVGGVFALGISRGYLELVRDGRERRRLIASLVATQEEMSALQDELARTQRESGASEERTRVSRDIHDTVAQSVSSIGMLARSALEADDPAQRTRALEQIGALAAEGLADARRIVNALMPAELESTALGDALARMLERLADETGIEATLHADDDLPALGIDVEVALLRTAQSALANVRSHASASRVVVTLADAGDAVRLDIVDDGIGFDARHWDAQGGVGGQGGGYGLRSMRARLRELGGGLDVESAPGDGTALSAHVPLGGAASVRRGTEGEA, encoded by the coding sequence ATGCGAACTGAGCCGACGCGAACCGGACGTGCCGGCCGGGACGAGCGGGCGGACGGATTCCGCACCCCGCGCACGTGGGCGAGCCTGGTCGGATCCATCCGCATCGGCCAGGCCGTCATCACGGTCGTGCTGCTCGTGATCGGCGCCTGGCGCGCGGCAGTCGATGGGGTTCCGCTGCCGTGGGTGCTCGCCGTGTCGCTCGTGTTCCTCGGCTGGTACGGCGGCGGGCTGCTGCTCAGCGAGCGCACGTCCGACCGCCGTCTGGCGACCTGGTGGCTGCTCGGGCTGACGCTCATCTGGCTCGGAGCGGTCGTCGTCTCGCCCGAGTTCGTGTGGCTCGCCTTCCCGCTGTGGCTGCTGGCCGGATTCGTGATGCGACTGCGGTGGGCACTGCTGCTGAGCGCGGCGATCCTCGCGGTCGTGGTGACCGCCCCGCTGCTGCACACCGGCACCACGACCTATGCGAACGTGATCGGGCCCCTCGTGGGCGGCGTCTTCGCGCTGGGGATCTCGCGCGGGTACCTCGAGCTCGTCCGCGACGGGCGGGAGCGCCGTCGACTGATCGCCTCGCTCGTCGCGACCCAGGAGGAGATGTCGGCGCTCCAGGACGAGCTCGCCCGCACCCAGCGCGAGTCCGGCGCGAGTGAGGAGCGCACCCGGGTGTCGCGCGACATCCACGACACCGTGGCCCAGAGCGTGTCGTCGATCGGGATGCTGGCGCGCTCGGCCCTGGAGGCGGACGATCCCGCGCAGCGCACCCGTGCCCTCGAGCAGATCGGGGCGCTCGCCGCGGAGGGGTTGGCGGATGCGCGACGCATCGTGAACGCGCTGATGCCGGCCGAGCTGGAGTCCACGGCCCTCGGCGACGCCCTCGCCCGGATGCTGGAGCGCCTGGCCGACGAGACCGGGATCGAGGCGACCCTGCACGCCGATGACGACCTGCCGGCGCTCGGCATCGACGTCGAGGTCGCCCTGCTGCGGACGGCGCAGTCGGCCCTCGCGAACGTCCGCTCGCACGCATCCGCGTCGCGCGTCGTGGTGACCCTGGCCGATGCCGGCGACGCGGTGAGGCTCGACATCGTCGACGACGGCATCGGGTTCGACGCGAGGCACTGGGACGCGCAGGGCGGCGTCGGCGGCCAGGGTGGCGGCTACGGACTGCGCTCGATGCGGGCACGGCTGCGGGAACTCGGCGGAGGGCTCGACGTGGAGAGTGCCCCGGGCGACGGCACCGCGCTCTCGGCGCACGTTCCGCTCGGCGGTGCCGCATCGGTGAGGCGTGGAACGGAGGGTGAGGCATGA